One window of Candidatus Binatota bacterium genomic DNA carries:
- a CDS encoding MoxR family ATPase, whose amino-acid sequence MSTEFVPFKSIDDVSTRLSGQSYICSRNIATVVFLATRLGKPVLVEGPAGVGKTELAKVIAAATSANLIRMQCYEGLDEAKALYEWEYAKQLLYTQILKDKIQNVTEGTSTLAEAVDKLTAEDDVFFSERFILARPLLQAIESSEPSVLLIDEIDKADAEFEAFLLEILSEFQVTIPEIGTIKAKTIPMVILTSNNAREMSDALKRRCLHLYIDFPTEELEREILRVKVPEAEAGLAAEITGMVQSMRNLDLKKAPSISETLDWARALVLMNVSELDQDAAHETLSVVLKYEGDLRKGEKELKAYANKKLEALNKTEADSQDDQEAGKQDSDANGGQLH is encoded by the coding sequence GTGAGCACTGAATTCGTTCCATTTAAAAGCATAGATGACGTCTCAACGCGGCTGTCCGGACAGAGCTACATCTGCAGCCGCAACATAGCGACCGTCGTATTCCTCGCCACCAGGTTGGGCAAACCGGTACTCGTAGAGGGACCAGCAGGTGTAGGTAAAACCGAACTCGCCAAGGTAATAGCAGCTGCGACCTCGGCCAACCTGATCCGCATGCAATGCTACGAAGGCCTCGACGAAGCCAAGGCCCTGTACGAGTGGGAGTACGCCAAGCAGCTGCTTTATACCCAGATTCTCAAAGACAAAATCCAGAACGTGACCGAGGGCACCTCGACCCTTGCCGAGGCAGTGGACAAGCTGACCGCCGAGGACGATGTGTTTTTCTCGGAGCGTTTTATTCTCGCGAGGCCCTTGTTGCAGGCCATTGAATCAAGTGAGCCCAGCGTGCTCCTCATCGACGAGATAGACAAGGCCGACGCGGAGTTCGAGGCTTTCCTGCTCGAGATTCTCAGCGAATTCCAGGTAACCATTCCCGAAATCGGCACGATCAAGGCCAAAACCATCCCGATGGTGATCCTCACCAGCAACAACGCCCGCGAGATGTCCGACGCGCTCAAGCGTCGTTGCTTGCACCTCTACATTGATTTCCCCACCGAGGAACTCGAGCGCGAGATACTCAGGGTAAAGGTCCCCGAGGCAGAGGCAGGACTCGCAGCCGAGATCACAGGAATGGTGCAGTCAATGCGCAACCTCGACCTGAAAAAAGCACCGAGCATCTCCGAAACGCTTGATTGGGCGAGAGCGCTTGTGCTCATGAACGTATCGGAACTCGACCAGGACGCCGCGCACGAGACGCTGTCGGTGGTGCTCAAGTACGAGGGAGACCTGAGGAAAGGCGAGAAGGAGCTGAAAGCCTACGCCAACAAAAAGCTCGAAGCCCTCAACAAAACCGAAGCCGACTCCCAAGACGACCAGGAAGCCGGCAAACAGGACAGCGACGCGAACGGCGGGCAGCTCCACTAG